The sequence CAATGCTTTGACCACCTGCGTCTGTTCTTGCGCGATGCACCGGCTGTTGCGCGCCAGCCGGTGGCGTATCTGCCAGGCGATGACGCCATACCCCGCGCCGAACATGACGACCGCCGCGGTAGCGATCAATGGGTCGATAGCGAACAATGTCAACAGGATTGCCGCGAACAGCACCCCTGAGGTGACTATGCTCACTAAAGACAGCAGCACGGACGTAGCGGTCGCGACCTTCTGCGTGATCCCGCTGATGATCTCGCTGCTGTTGCGGGCCACATGCACGCGATAGGGTTGATAAAGCGTCCGCCGGTAGACCTCGAGGCTGAGGTCCGCGCCGGTAGCGTTTGCCAGCCGGATACTCACCCATAACACCACCAGACGTAGTCCCGCGGCGAAGACAGCCGCCGCTGCGAATGCCACGGTCAGCGGCAGCACCAAGTCCGCCGCAGCAGTGATTCCCAACGCCTTGGCGGCGCCAGAGATCACAGGGGAGTTGAACACTTTTTCCGGCTGAGTGAGGATGCCTATGAATGGCAGCACCGCCCCGAGACTGACGACCTCGGCGAATGCGTCGGCTAAAGTCAAACCCAGCATCAGCAGGAACTGCGACCGCCGGCGACTGCTGATGTGTTCAAAAAGACGGACTAGCAACCCGGGGAGGCTTGTCGTGGGGACTTGATAATCCATCATCAGCTGCTACGCGCTCACGGTCGTTCTGACCGCTGTGAGCAACCCATGTACACCGCTCAGGGGCTCCGGACGCAGGGATACGTTGATGGCCACGATCTTCAGCATACCAGGCGAAAGTCGATAGGTAGACAATGGTACCTTATTTGAGTAGAATGTTCAATAAATGAACACAGGGGCGGCCCATCACCGGTGCGACCGCTCGCTGACCGCCAGATGAAGAACGCCCTGATACTGCACTCCGTGGCGGAGGCAGAATTCTGCCTCGAGAATGGCCTCATCAAGGAAGACCTTTTATTCACCACTCACCCGAGCGTGTCCATCCACCTCCAGGAACTCCATGGGATTGAGTGCCGGTGCCTGAGCCACTTCTTGACGGACTCGGATATCCGCAGCCAAGTCGAGCAGTGTTCGGATATGACCGATCGGATGTTGGTCTCTTTGGACGAGAAGGCGGCGCCCTTTCTGAATGGCAGGTTTGGATTACGGATGAGATACTTCATGCCGCTCTACTCCTTTCTCGGGAGATATCATCTCTTGAGTCAGACCTGCATCCGATTGGCGCTCGCAAGGATGGTCGAACAACATGGCGTGGGCACGATACGCTTCGGCAATCCCCGGCTCGATAGCTTCTTGAGGACGACCTGCGATTTGCAGGGCCTGATTGCCGGGCTGTTCCCGAGCATCGAGATCGAGGTCATAGACTATCCGGCCCAGGCCGGTTTCCCCGCCCATCTCCAGCGAGCCCTACGACTGCTCCGGAAGGCACGCCGCTGGGGGACCGTAAAAGAGGCTCTCGCGGCCCGCATGGAGATACTCCTTTGCTCCTGGAGATGCCGGCGCCCGGTCAAGGAAAGGAAGAACATACTCCTGTTCGAGCCGCTCTACCATCTAGGCTTCCTGCGCGAGTCCCTGAGCGGTTACAATCTGATTTACTATCGGGACGCCGAAAGCCCCTACCCCGAGGGACTGCGCGGGAGCATCCCCGAACCCAGGCTGGACTGGAACCCTGCTGAGCTGGAGGCGCTGTTGCCGAGGACCGCGGACCGGGAATTGGAGACCGCGGCGTTGTCCGCCATCCGGGAGGATTTCACGGGACGCATCGCGCAGTGTTTGAGAACCGTCCTGTTCCTCAAGGAAGTCAACGCCCGCTATCCGATTTCTCTCGGAATATGGGGGAATAGCATGGGCTTCCAAAAGTACCTGGTCTTCGAGTACCTTCGCTCCTCGGGGATCAAGGTGCTCGGAACCCAGCACGGGAACTGCTACGTCGACCAGATCTCTCCCTGGAATTTCGCATGTGATTTCGATAGATGCAGCCATTTCATCAGTTGGGGCTTCACAGAGGACGATCTCGCGCGGGCCTACCCGCGGGCAGAACCTCGCCCGAAGATCTTCCCGCTCGGACGAGCCCTGCCGGCGAAGAGGGCCGCCGCCAAGCGCCGCATCGACATCGTCTTCCCGCTGACCTTCACCCAGCCCATGCTCGCCGGCGGCTGCGCGACGAGTCGGCCGGACGCCTTGGCGGACAATCAGGTCCGAATCCTTGAGTACCTGAACTCCCTGGAAGGCTTAAGCATATACGTCAAGCCCTTCCCCTTCCCGAACCCCGGCAACTGCGCGATATTGCCCGTGCTCAAGAGGCTGCCCAACCTGCGGGTCATCGACGACATCAGTTTCACGCGATTCCTCGAAGAGTATTCTCCGCGGATCGTGATCGTCGAGTTCCCTGCCTCGCCCCTATACGACGTCCGGCACCTGGACGCCGAGATCTTTCTGATGCCCGACGCGATGAACCCCTTCGAGACCCAAGCCCTCTCGGAATTGAAGGAACGCGTCCACTATTGCGAAAGCGTAGAGGAGCTGGCCTCCCAACTCGGCCTCTTCCTCAAGGGCCGGCTGGAGCCGCGGCAGGACCCGACCTTCTTCGACCACTACATGCGCCAGGGCGACCCCCGGAAAGCCATCCTGGGGCTCATCGACTCTCTCGCGGGCCGACCCGGCGGCGAGATTATGGGAACAAAGACCTGCTCATTTCGGTCTGGCAAATAGCTGCATACATTTTGTGAAAAATCTTGAATAGATTTTGAACCTATTCGTCGCTATCCCATTCTCAGCGCAGGCTCTCAGCATCTCCCGATTCGATACCATATTGCTGTAAAAACTTCGGGTGCTCACGCCCCCGGTGCGCATCTTGATGATCACTTCAGGCAAGTAGTGATATCTGATGCCGTGTTTGACCAGAAGCCGGGCCATTAGATCGAAATCGGCCGCAATCTTGTAGTCGGTTTTGAAGAGGCCCCACTTCAGGTAGCACTCTCTTCTTACAAAAAACGTAGGATGGGGTGGCGTCCAACCAGCGGCGAATTTGTCCAGAGTGAAGTCGGCGCCGCTGTAGTATCTGACGATTTTATCAGGCTTGTCCGGCCGGACATACACGAGGTCAGCGAAGAGCGCGTCTATCGCTAAAGTGTCAAAGGCTGCCGCCACTTTCTCGATGACGCGGTCGTCGACATAGAAATCGTCCGAGTTCAGTATCCCTACGACGTCACCGGTAGCCAGGGCTATCCCCTTGTTCATTGCGTCATAAATCCCCTTATCCGGTTCGGACACAATACGAGCGCCGCGAGCAGATCTATTGATCAGTTCCAAGGTCCCATCAGTTGAGCCGCCGTCTATGATGATATACTCCAGGTCAGACCAGGTTTGGCCCAGAACGCTCTTGATGCAATCTTCGATGGTATGAACATTGTTATAAACCACCGTGATTATTGAGATCTTCATGCGATCGCCTGGCTCAGGATTTGGACGGTTTTTTCGGCCGCCACATCCCAGGAGAATTGTCCTGCCCGCACCAGCGTCCGCCGCCGAATCTCGTCTTTTTCTTCTGAGCTGCGCTGCAAGACGAGTTCGATTGCCGCCGCCAGGCCACAGGAATCCCCCGGCTTGTAGCAAACGGCTTGGCCACCGAAAATCTCCGGCAAAGGGGGATTGTCCGCGGCGATGCACTGGCAGCCATGGGCCAACGCCTCCAGAGCGATGTTGGGACAGGCTTCGACCTTGCTGGTCATGACGAAGGCCGAACAATGCGCATAACACCACGCCATCCCTGCGCTGTCCAGGTCGCCGGCCCAGCACACGCTGGATCCTAATCTGCTCTCATGCGCGCGACGTCGGAGATCTGCGAAATACGGCATCATCTCCTTTCTCGCCGATCCTCCGATTACAAGCTTGACGGGCTGCGCAGTGCGTACAGCGAGCTCTTCAAGCGCCCCCAGCAAATCCTCCAGGCCTCGATAACGCTCGATTGACCCAGCTGTAAATATGAAATGTCCCGGCTGACACTGAGCAAGGACCGGCGGCTGCACAGCTGTTTCCTGCGAAGATCTCGCGCCGAAATAAACAACGGAGATCTTATCCGGAGCGATCTCCCACCGGTCCACCATATATTCTTTGACAAAATGCGATACTGCAATCACCTTGTCCGCCTTTCTTGCCGCTAGTTTCGTTTCAAGATACTGAGCCGCCCGCCGCAGTCTTTCCCAGGGCCCGATTCCGCGCATGGGTACAAGCGGCCCCATGTTCTGGACCATGGTCACAGATGGGACGTCCCCGAACTTCACCCATCTGGAGGCAGGCACAAACAGGACATCCGGAGAAAATTGCCGCAGACTTTTCTCAAGCGCCGAGTTGGGGGCATGCCATCCGGCCCGGAACGTCCCGCAATCCGCGAAACTCACTTTTTGCAGCGGCGGGAACCATTTCGGCACTTGCAAGGAGGCTGGAGATGCACAGAGTACGGAGTCCACACTGGCATGGCCAGCCAAACGAGGCAGCATGTTGACCAGATATTTGCGATACCCTCCACACATGCCGCCACCGGTCAGGTTGATGAGGGCAATCCGCATTGGTGGAATTCTGGCGCGGGCTTAGTTCGGGCGCTCTTGCCCCGCGCGGGGCAAGAGCGATTCGCCAGCTGGGGCTGTCATCGCGGAAGGGCCAGGGCTTCCTGGTACCACCGGATGGTCCGGGATAGCCCGTCTTCCAGCGAGGTCTGCGCCGTCCAGCCGAAAGCCTCTCTGGCGCGCGAGGTGTCCAGGCAACGGCGCGGCTGGCCGTCCGGCTTGCTGGCATCCCAGACGAATTCCCCCTCAAAACCGACGACCCTCTTGATCAGATTCGCCAGCTCCTTAATGGATATCTCGCTCCCGGAGCCCAGGTTGACCGGCTCTCCGCAATCGTAGAACTCCCCCGCCAGGACCAAGGCCTCAGCCGCGTCCCCGACGTAGAGGAACTCCCGCGTGGCCTTGCCGCTGCCCCACAAGGTCACCGTGGGCCGCCCGGCGGCCTTCGCCTCCAGGCATTTCCGTATCAGGGCGGGTATGACGTGCGAGGATTCCAGGTCGGAATTGTCGTGAGGGCCGTAAAGATTGACGGGAAGGAGATAGATGGCATTGAAGCCGTATTGGCTCCGATAAGCTTGGGCCTGGACCAACAAGGCCTTCTTGGCTATGCCATAAGGGGCATTGGTCTCCTCTGGATAGCCGTCCCAAAGGTTCGCCTCCCGGAAAGGAACCGGGGTGAATTTGGGATACGCGCAGACAGTCCCCACCTGGACGAATTTATCCACGCCCACCCGGCGCGCCGCCTCCATGAGTAGGGCCCCCATCATGAGGTTATCGTAAAAAAAACTCCCAGGGTTGGCCCGATTGGCCCCTATGCCTCCGACCCGAGCCGCCAGATGAAAGACCGTCTGGCAAGGGAAATCCCGGAACACCCGCTGTACGACGTCAGGGAGTCGGAGGTCGTATTCGCGACTCCTGGGGACGAACACCTCGGCGCCAAGAGTGGCCAACCTTTCCACGACTTGGCGGCCCAGGAACCCGGCACCCCCGGTGACCAGAACGCGCCGTTTGCTCCAGTAAGCGGGACTGTTCCGGGGAATCTGGCCGGTGATTGAGGCCTTTCTAGGCATGGGGAAATACTGCGTGCTTCGTCGCTATTGTATCAAATGTATATCCCAGGACAGCACGGCGGCCGACAAGTCTCCGGCGACGATGACTCCAGCGCAAATGACAAACGGTTGGTCTCTCGGGATTGCGGACTGATTGCAGCAACACCGCCGCATTCATCGACTACTTGCGCTCTTGGAGCTTGGCGGTCGCGGGC is a genomic window of Elusimicrobiota bacterium containing:
- a CDS encoding glycosyltransferase family 2 protein → MKISIITVVYNNVHTIEDCIKSVLGQTWSDLEYIIIDGGSTDGTLELINRSARGARIVSEPDKGIYDAMNKGIALATGDVVGILNSDDFYVDDRVIEKVAAAFDTLAIDALFADLVYVRPDKPDKIVRYYSGADFTLDKFAAGWTPPHPTFFVRRECYLKWGLFKTDYKIAADFDLMARLLVKHGIRYHYLPEVIIKMRTGGVSTRSFYSNMVSNREMLRACAENGIATNRFKIYSRFFTKCMQLFARPK
- a CDS encoding glycosyltransferase family 1 protein, encoding MRIALINLTGGGMCGGYRKYLVNMLPRLAGHASVDSVLCASPASLQVPKWFPPLQKVSFADCGTFRAGWHAPNSALEKSLRQFSPDVLFVPASRWVKFGDVPSVTMVQNMGPLVPMRGIGPWERLRRAAQYLETKLAARKADKVIAVSHFVKEYMVDRWEIAPDKISVVYFGARSSQETAVQPPVLAQCQPGHFIFTAGSIERYRGLEDLLGALEELAVRTAQPVKLVIGGSARKEMMPYFADLRRRAHESRLGSSVCWAGDLDSAGMAWCYAHCSAFVMTSKVEACPNIALEALAHGCQCIAADNPPLPEIFGGQAVCYKPGDSCGLAAAIELVLQRSSEEKDEIRRRTLVRAGQFSWDVAAEKTVQILSQAIA
- a CDS encoding GDP-L-fucose synthase, producing MPRKASITGQIPRNSPAYWSKRRVLVTGGAGFLGRQVVERLATLGAEVFVPRSREYDLRLPDVVQRVFRDFPCQTVFHLAARVGGIGANRANPGSFFYDNLMMGALLMEAARRVGVDKFVQVGTVCAYPKFTPVPFREANLWDGYPEETNAPYGIAKKALLVQAQAYRSQYGFNAIYLLPVNLYGPHDNSDLESSHVIPALIRKCLEAKAAGRPTVTLWGSGKATREFLYVGDAAEALVLAGEFYDCGEPVNLGSGSEISIKELANLIKRVVGFEGEFVWDASKPDGQPRRCLDTSRAREAFGWTAQTSLEDGLSRTIRWYQEALALPR